Proteins encoded in a region of the Spiroplasma endosymbiont of Amphimallon solstitiale genome:
- a CDS encoding IS30 family transposase gives MYKYLTIESIKEYKSYGFSIRKIAKAIDYSKSTVHRVCRLLNQNLLPLEILNKIQKNKQNAGRKLIILTLIEINTINHLLITKNYALDIIANFLKENKIKSISTKTLYNMFKTNRMGFDENNLLRKGKNKPHKQKETRGRINNCKSIHERNLIIPNIKNIEEFGHLEGDTIIGKDHKSSIITLADIWSKTTIPLATKNNKSENITKSIIKFISKLQKGTVKTITFDRGKEFSKWKLIEKNCNVKIYFADPGKPCQRGLNENNNGILRRYLPKSTDLSSYKQKDLNTIAFQINSTPRKSLSYKRPIDLIQLF, from the coding sequence ATGTATAAGTATCTGACTATTGAATCAATAAAAGAATATAAAAGTTATGGATTTTCGATTCGTAAAATAGCAAAAGCCATTGATTATAGTAAATCAACTGTACATAGAGTTTGTAGATTATTAAATCAAAACTTATTACCATTAGAAATATTGAATAAAATTCAAAAAAATAAACAAAATGCAGGTAGAAAATTAATAATTTTAACTTTAATAGAAATTAATACTATTAATCATTTGTTAATTACTAAAAATTATGCTCTTGATATAATTGCTAATTTTTTAAAGGAAAATAAAATAAAAAGTATTTCAACAAAAACTTTATATAACATGTTTAAAACAAATCGAATGGGTTTTGATGAAAATAACTTATTGAGAAAAGGAAAAAATAAACCTCACAAACAAAAAGAAACTAGGGGCAGAATTAATAATTGTAAGTCTATTCATGAAAGAAATTTAATCATTCCTAATATTAAAAATATAGAAGAATTTGGTCATTTAGAGGGTGATACTATCATTGGTAAAGATCATAAAAGTTCTATTATTACTTTAGCTGATATATGATCAAAAACCACAATTCCTTTAGCAACTAAAAATAATAAATCAGAAAATATTACAAAAAGTATAATAAAATTTATTTCAAAGTTACAAAAAGGAACAGTTAAAACTATTACTTTTGATCGTGGTAAAGAATTTAGTAAATGAAAATTAATCGAAAAAAATTGTAATGTTAAGATTTATTTTGCAGATCCTGGTAAACCTTGTCAAAGAGGTTTAAATGAAAATAATAATGGTATTTTAAGAAGATATTTACCAAAATCTACAGATCTATCTTCATATAAACAAAAAGATTTAAATACTATAGCATTTCAAATTAATTCTACACCCAGAAAATCACTATCTTATAAAAGACCAATAGATTTAATACAATTATTTTAA